GCTAAGTCACACTGGCAGCCATGGGTGAGACTTCCTCAACGTGGGTGGAGCAAATTCCTACGATGCCAGGCTGCAAGGTTGCATTTCTGCATTTCTAGGTGTCGGGGATGCCTtgattattttccaaagtaatCTAAATTTTGTCTCCAGGGATCCTTGCCCCTCCTAAATGGGTATTATCTGGGAATAAGACAGCTCAATTGTTTATGGAGcctttatttaatatttgacaATATCTAGGAGAAAGTCACAAACACTTAGTTCAATTATTAAAATGAAGCCTGTAGGGTATCTCCCCAAAAGAGTATCCCagaatcattattttaatttaagcATAATTGTAAAAGGGGGCTGGGAAGCCTGCAGTAGGGGCAGATAAATTTTGAAGTGTCATTTTAGGAAAACAAAGGCTTTGCAAGAAAAAACATCCACTTTCCCCTCTAGTTACAGGCTTAATGTTATTAATAAGTTAGATGTCAGATGTATGCTGTTATTGGCAGCATGcatacaatttaaatattttagcttCCATTATACAACTGAATCTACATGACTGACCTTCAAGGGCCCCATTCATAAGGGATGAGGAGAGGGAACAATCAGCTACTTCATGCAAGGGCTGGTTAGCAGACTGGGTTTACCCGCATTGTCAGACAAACCACGACACAGGGAATGCTTTGGAGACGCTCTAACATGGCAGGGTTGGGACAGAGaatgatgggggtggggggcacacttttggggcagggagagagccaaggcttgtttttcttttcgAAGAAAAGCTATTCCACCTTTGTTCCAAGGGAGAATGAAATATCCATTAAGACTGGTGACACTGGGAATTTTGTTTTGGCTCAGTTCCTTTTGTTGTGACTCCACGGTAAAGGAGAGGAATCTGGGGTAAGGAGGTTTCAAGccaagatgagaaagaaaaagcatgccTTCCAAGGATTTCTTCTATTGTCTCCTggagaataaatatttatagagagGGTTCAAGTGAAGTCTGTCTCAATGGTTGTGGCTTTAAGACTAAGCCTTTGAGAGAGTGCATGTAAAACTATGCTTAAATGAAGGGTGATCCAATTAGGCTTCCCAGGGAAAATCAAGAAACCTCAAGATAATTTCCTATCTGAAATCTAATTGTGTCCTCAAGTGGAATATGAATACCACTTTGAAATACCCCAGATCCATAGACGGCAGCAAAAATGTACAGCCAAATTGGATTCTATTTTAAGTAATTAAGTTATTTCCCTTCACAGGATCTATAATTTGCCTTGAACAAATGTGATTTGCCTCAGAAAGATAAGGCATTGCAATTTTTCCTCCAAAATGGATTTTCTGTGCCAGAAACAATTACTAAAAGTAGACAAAATATTGTCGTAATTATATCCTACTTATTATCTGAGTGCATGCCTGGAGTACCCTGTTTGTGTTCCAGTGTGAGGTAGGTATGGCTAGAGTTTAGAAATTATCTTTAAATAGAAACCAAAGCTGAAATTTACTCAAGAGCCTGGGGCTTGCACAATGGTCATGTTAATAGCAACGGGTGGTTACATAAGTCTCCAAAATCTTGTGCAAAATGTGAGCAACAGGGAGCTTGCTTCAGTGGACCTTCCTTCTGACCCTAACAAATATCAGTATTAACTTGTAGCTGCTTGGCTGAGTCCCTGAGGAGGTGCTAGGTGTTGCGATAGTTTAAGAATAAAAGTGTTGAGATTTGCATAGAAGATATTACAAGAGGAGTATTTTGGTCATGGttaattttatgaagaaaacattCACTTTTGGCTTTATTAGCAGTTCAGTTAACTTATGCCCAGGTGTTCTGAAGGGCAATAGTAGGTAAGAGTTAAGAGCAAGAGCTGGAACAATAAACAGAATTAGTTCTTGGCTTTGCCCCCTTTAAAGTGCAATGTATGGAAAgtctctgaatctcagttctCTTGTCTGTGAAAAGGGAGTGATGGTTATCTACACTGAGGAGACTGGATGAGGAAAGCACACACTGTCTGGCATTGCACAGACCTGGGTTTCACAAGTGGATGGTGGAGTAAAATCCAAACACAACTGCataccttttcttctttatacatgCTTATCCTCTGAAAGATGATCTTTCATACAAATAGGTGCTGGCTGGCCATTTCTAAACTTCCATTTGAATTTAAAGTGGTGGAGGCTTCAGATTCGTTAAGTCATGTTACCTGGTTTAAAATACAGGCTTTGATACTTACTACATGCCTTTGACCAAGTTACTTAGGTTTTCTGTGCCTccgtttcctcttctataaaatgtaaTTAGTAACAGAAGCAGAATCTATCAGAGTTGTGATAAGGGGTAAGTAAAATATTACAATGAAATACCTAGGATAGTGCTTTGCATACCATAAACGTATTATTTTTGTCCTCTACCAGCCAAAAGCATGTCAACAGAAATCAGAACATAACACTAAGTAAGTTTAACATGTACTTTTATTAACAACTTAATACAAGACTGTACACTGTAGGTGCTGAAATCAACCCACTCCTGAAAACTGAAAAACCAGCATTTCTATACCACTTTGGGCTTTGGTTATAAGTGCCATCTTCTACAGCAAAATCACGTCTTAAGAACAGGAAAAACGTTCCACGGGAATGGAGAGATTATTTATGCATAAACAGCTGGGGATCATTTCTAGCTTTACGTGATTCACTACATGCTCTGGAATGTTCAGTTCCCTTTTCTACAGTCCTACTACCAGACATACAGCAACTAAGAACTTGGCCACAGGTCCTGCCTAGACACACAtcaatatgaaacaaaaaaaatttatataaataagtcaattaaacttctcaaaaactaaagaaacacaAGACAAAAATCCAACAAGCAATAAAAACTGTACAATATTGGTCAGTCTTTTATATCTGAAAAATGTGTAACTTAAAGTTCTTTATCgtataaaaaaaagtcttttacaTCTGTGTTAGCTGGAGTGAAAACTTGAAGACTCAGATTCAGTGGAAACAGATGAATGTCCACCTCGCTTTCCTTTGGAGAGGATCTTGAGGCTGGACCCTCTGCTCACAGAGGTGAGTGCGTGCTGGGCAGAGGTTTTAAATTTGGCTCCAAGGAAAGCATAGAGGATGGGGTTCAGACAACAGTGGAAGAAAGCTAGGGCCTCGGTGATGGAAATCCACTTGTGCACAGTGTTCTCAAACTCACACCCTTGCTTGATGATTTCCAGGAGGATGAAGGAGTCGATGCTGATCCCAATGTAGTAAGGCAGCCAGCAGGCAAAGAAAGCCAGGATGAGGATGACTGTGGTCTTGAGGGCCTTGCGCTTCTGGTGGCCCTTGGAGTGTGACAGCTTGGAGATGATAATGCAATAGCAGGACAGGATGACAATACCAGGCAGGATAAGGCCAACCATGATGTGCTGAAACTGGAACACAACCACCCACAAGTCATTGGGGTAGAAGCGGTCACAGATATATCTGTCATCTGCCTCACTGACGTTGGCAAAGATGAAGTCGGGAATAGTCAGCAGGAGGGCAGGGATCCAGACGCCAACATAGACCACCTTTTCAGCCAACAGCTTCCTTGGCCTCTGACTGTTGGTGGCGTGGACGATGGCCAGGTAGCGGTCCAGACTGATGAAGGCCAGGATGAGGACACTGCTGTAGAGGTTGACTGTGTAGATGACATGGACTGCCTTGCATAGGAAGTTCCCAAAGTACCAGTTTGCCACGGCATCAACTGCCCAGAAGGGAAGCGTGATGACAAAGAGGAGGTCGGCCACTGACAGGTGCAGCCTGTACTTGTCCGTCATGCTTCTCAGTTTCTTCTGGTAACCCATGACCAGGATGACCAATCCATTGCCCACAATGCCAGTCAAGAAGATGATGGAGTAGATGGTGGGCAGGAAGATCTTATTGAAATTAGCATTTTCTTCACGGAAGCAGGGTTCCTTTATGGAGTCATAGTCCCCTGAGCCCATTTCCTCGGTGTAGTTATCTGAAGTGTATATCTGCAAAAGAGGCAAAGGAATGGACATTCACTTCCCATTCAGCAAGCATTAAcccagttaaaaaaatttttaaagcaatttaaaaaaccaaTTCAGGCTTGCTTTCTTCAGGAAATTCTGAAGTACTGGTCTAAGGGCACAAGAGAATTAATGTAGAATCCTACAACTCTCTTCTCCATCTTTTCCCATAGTGACTTCATTGTATCCTTCTTTGGTAGAACCAATTACAAAATTCTTTGTTGAGAACAAAAGGGCGCTGAGATGCTGAGGGTTTCAAAGTCACATCTTGGCTAACTCCTCTGCCCCGCCCactagagggaagaaaaaaaccttccttaggaggaaaaaaaaaatacacacaaagagGCCACTCCCAGGCGGCgtcgggggtggggtgggtgctgTGAGGAGGGGCAGTGATTAACTTTTTGTAAGAAGTTTTTCgcccagggagggaagaggggagggaggatcTCGGGGGGAGGGCGGGGGCGTTACAAAGACTCATTCTCCTAAGGCGCAAAAACTTAATTTTCCCACGCCTGCCTAAACACAAACCATTCTCGGCTTCAAGCAACATGTAGTGGGTAAAGATAATGCGGTCTTAAAACGAAGGCCCTTCGGTGCTTGGGGTATATTGGGCGGGAATGTCAGAAAATGAACAAACGGCACCTCCTCCCCCAAGCAGGCGCTCCTCTGGGGTGTGGGTCTCTTTTGCCATCCTCGTGTTTATCACTTGGCGCGTTTGGGACGTTAGGGAGCGGGGTATTTTCCTGGGTGGAGAAGGTAACGGGGTCTGCACCCGTGGTCCTCGCCCCAAGTTTCATTTCCTCACTCTCCCGGGTGGCTTCCCATCACCCCACCACTGATCCAGTTAATCCGGCCGGAGGTGGTTAGCTGGAAGCCTCCAGGCGGTGGGCACGCGGGGGGCCGGGTCGTCCAGCCCCAGGCCGCCGCGGCTGCCCACCACACCCACGCCAACCGCCCGCAAGCAGCGCTGCAGGGGCTCCGCTGGGCTATACGCCAAGTTCTGTCCCACAGGGTGCTGGGGAGAGACTGGGCGGCTCCGCCGCGAGCGTCTTTGAATTGCGCGCCGCTGCAGGAAACCAAAAACTCCCTAGCAAGAGGGTTTCAAAAAGGCTTCTGGAAACCACCGACGGTTAAACATCACAACTGGACTCGGAGAGAGCCAAACGGTTTCCCCACTTGCACCTGCCCGTCTTCGCGGCGGCGACCTGGCAGCCCAGGTGCGGTTCtaaccgcccccgcccccgcccccgccccccaccccgtACCCGCTCCTGTCCCCGGAGCGCATATCTCCAGGGCTGGCAGCTGCGCGGTGTCAAAGGGGAGGTCAAACCACTCCGCTGACCTCTGCACGATCCCAGACTCTCGAACTGCAGGACCCACTCGCGGCCGTGGGGAAGAGACACGCTTCGCTTCGGACGGCGGGAAGGTTTCCCCCTCAAACCCAAAGCGCGCGGGCGGATCACCTCCTAGCTGCTGCCACCACTCGATCCCCTCAGAGGATCGGCGCGGTGGGTCCACCCGCCTTTCCCGCCCTCTGCCTACTGTGCTGGGAGACTGGCACAGCTCCGTCGGCCGCACAGAGTTTAATAAACACGCACCCAACGTCAAGAACAGTCACCAGGCGCTTATCCCCGAAGTTAAAGCGGGCGCAATCTCCTTCTGGGAACTCAGCCCAGGCACGCCGCCCTCCGCCTCTAAATTCAGAGAATGTAACTCGCTCCAAGAAATCCCCACTTCCCCAAGGAAGAGACCGGTGGTCTGAGTCCCGAGGCAGCGCGCACGCCTTCTCTGCACTTGTGCACAGAATGTTCTTATGTTTGCAAACAGCGTGCAAGCCGCCGCGCGCGGCGGGACTCAAGGGGGAGACACATGCAACCACTGGAACGCTCTTTCCAGTCGTTTCTCCTCGACTCACAGAGAAAAAGATTCCAATCCtgttcccccccacccccccgcacCATATAGGCATGGTCAAGAAAACTCCTTTTCCGTGACCCTTTTTTGGAGTACGGGTACCTCCAATGTCCTGGCCGCTTCTGCGCTCTCGGAGAGGGGCTGCGCTCTAAGTTCAAACGTTTGTACATTTATGACAAAGCAGGTTGAAACTGGACTTACACTGATCCCGTCCATGGTAACCGCTGGTTCTCCAGACGCGGTGGCTACTGGAGCGCTCAGGCCCTTGGCGTCACTTTGCTACCTGCTGCCGCAGCCAACAAACTGAAGTTTCTGGCCGGGGCCGGACTTTTATAAAAACACGCTCCGAGCGCGGCGCATGCGCCGCTGGGGCGGGGAGGGAGAAggcggggtgggggagaggggcaGACGCGAGGAAGGAGGGCGCAGGGGCGGGGCGGAGGGGTGCGCGGCTTGGGAAGCCCAGGGGACCCTGCTGTTCGCGGGTGGTCGGTAGTGAGTCCGGAGCCGGACAGGACCTCCCAGAGGCGTTTCCTAAGTTTGAGGAAAGCGGGATGCGCCTGAAGACAGGTGGGAAGCGCGGGCTAGGAACGCGTCTCTGTGTGGCGCGTCCATCCTTGCTAAAGTGGATGGAATTCCAGACCTGGGAATGCTACAGTAGagacactgaggcccagggaagggaAGTGACTTGCCGGAGTAACCCAACCAGTAGGCGGCAATGTTGGAAGTAGGGCCAAGCTTCCAACGCCATTCCCCGCGCTTTCAGCACACGCAGCCCATTCAGAAGGTAAAATGAGTAAAGATCCTTCCTTCGGAGGATGTAGCTATACGTGCACATTCACAGCATCACTAGGGTCAGATGCAGATAATTAGGAGATACTTTCAGAAGAAGGTAGGATTTGGCATAATTCTGGAGACTGATCAGATGTAGATGTGTATTGCTCAGTAATTTCATAATAGCGGTAACCAATTCGCGAGTAGTGCTTTATTATCCTAAAAGTATGCTTTATTATAAGAGTAATTTAGCGACCAGTACTTTTTGTAACAGATCACTAGGAAGTTGCACAgaatcactcattcattctcaCAACACCGTGTGGGTATTGCCATCACAGAGATGCATTTAGTCAGATATTTATAGAAGGACGAACTGCGTGCCACGCACTGTTCTAGGCGTTGGGGATCCAGCGTGAACCAGACAAGGCCCGCATGCGGAGGAACCAGCAAATAAGCCCGGAGAGATGAAATGCCAGGGATGGGCAGGGATTCCAAGCCgggcttgaacccaggtcttcGGTCCCCATACTCGGCGTCTTCCACGATTTTGAGCAGAGGACGAGCTTTGGCACGAATCAGAAATTAGGTTGAAGAACTGGGCGGGacggagtgggggtgggggtcagaCGTTTAAAGCGATCCCAGACTGGCTGAGGTTTGCAGTGGGCACGCAGACAGTGCTTTCCCCCTCGCGCCACTT
Above is a genomic segment from Pongo pygmaeus isolate AG05252 chromosome 11, NHGRI_mPonPyg2-v2.0_pri, whole genome shotgun sequence containing:
- the CXCR4 gene encoding C-X-C chemokine receptor type 4 isoform X1, with product MDGISIYTSDNYTEEMGSGDYDSIKEPCFREENANFNKIFLPTIYSIIFLTGIVGNGLVILVMGYQKKLRSMTDKYRLHLSVADLLFVITLPFWAVDAVANWYFGNFLCKAVHVIYTVNLYSSVLILAFISLDRYLAIVHATNSQRPRKLLAEKVVYVGVWIPALLLTIPDFIFANVSEADDRYICDRFYPNDLWVVVFQFQHIMVGLILPGIVILSCYCIIISKLSHSKGHQKRKALKTTVILILAFFACWLPYYIGISIDSFILLEIIKQGCEFENTVHKWISITEALAFFHCCLNPILYAFLGAKFKTSAQHALTSVSRGSSLKILSKGKRGGHSSVSTESESSSFHSS
- the CXCR4 gene encoding C-X-C chemokine receptor type 4 isoform X2, whose product is MIYTSDNYTEEMGSGDYDSIKEPCFREENANFNKIFLPTIYSIIFLTGIVGNGLVILVMGYQKKLRSMTDKYRLHLSVADLLFVITLPFWAVDAVANWYFGNFLCKAVHVIYTVNLYSSVLILAFISLDRYLAIVHATNSQRPRKLLAEKVVYVGVWIPALLLTIPDFIFANVSEADDRYICDRFYPNDLWVVVFQFQHIMVGLILPGIVILSCYCIIISKLSHSKGHQKRKALKTTVILILAFFACWLPYYIGISIDSFILLEIIKQGCEFENTVHKWISITEALAFFHCCLNPILYAFLGAKFKTSAQHALTSVSRGSSLKILSKGKRGGHSSVSTESESSSFHSS
- the CXCR4 gene encoding C-X-C chemokine receptor type 4 isoform X3, with amino-acid sequence MGSGDYDSIKEPCFREENANFNKIFLPTIYSIIFLTGIVGNGLVILVMGYQKKLRSMTDKYRLHLSVADLLFVITLPFWAVDAVANWYFGNFLCKAVHVIYTVNLYSSVLILAFISLDRYLAIVHATNSQRPRKLLAEKVVYVGVWIPALLLTIPDFIFANVSEADDRYICDRFYPNDLWVVVFQFQHIMVGLILPGIVILSCYCIIISKLSHSKGHQKRKALKTTVILILAFFACWLPYYIGISIDSFILLEIIKQGCEFENTVHKWISITEALAFFHCCLNPILYAFLGAKFKTSAQHALTSVSRGSSLKILSKGKRGGHSSVSTESESSSFHSS
- the LOC129031944 gene encoding uncharacterized protein LOC129031944; this encodes MPIWCGGVGGNRIGIFFSVSRGETTGKSVPVVACVSPLSPAARGGLHAVCKHKNILCTSAEKACALPRDSDHRSLPWGSGDFLERVTFSEFRGGGRRAWAEFPEGDCARFNFGDKRLVTVLDVGCVFIKLCAADGAVPVSQHSRQRAGKAGGPTAPIL